One segment of Acidimicrobiales bacterium DNA contains the following:
- the rplE gene encoding 50S ribosomal protein L5, whose protein sequence is MPRLKARYYDTIRDQLKSDLELGNVMQVPKVDKISINMGVGDAVNQARLLDGAVEDLTIIAGQKPVVTRAKKSIAGFKLREGNAIGTKVTLRGDRKWEFLDRLISISIPRIRDFRGLSPTSFDGRGNYTFGVTEQLIFPEIDYDKVDVARGMDITIVTTATTDADGRALLAALGFPFRSEGQQ, encoded by the coding sequence ATGCCCCGCCTCAAGGCGAGGTACTACGACACCATCCGCGACCAGCTCAAGTCCGATCTCGAGCTCGGCAACGTCATGCAGGTCCCGAAGGTCGACAAGATCTCGATCAACATGGGCGTCGGCGATGCGGTGAACCAGGCCCGTCTCCTCGACGGTGCCGTCGAGGACCTCACCATCATCGCCGGCCAGAAGCCGGTGGTCACCAGGGCCAAGAAGTCCATCGCCGGGTTCAAGCTGCGAGAGGGCAACGCCATCGGCACCAAGGTCACCCTCCGGGGAGACCGCAAGTGGGAGTTCCTCGATCGCCTCATCAGCATCTCGATCCCCCGTATCCGCGACTTTCGCGGGTTGTCGCCCACGTCATTCGACGGCCGGGGCAACTACACCTTCGGCGTCACCGAGCAGCTCATCTTTCCCGAGATCGACTACGACAAGGTCGACGTCGCCCGGGGCATGGACATCACCATCGTCACCACCGCCACCACCGATGCCGACGGGCGCGCCCTGCTCGCTGCTCTCGGCTTCCCGTTCCGATCCGAAGGGCAGCAGTAA
- a CDS encoding pentapeptide repeat-containing protein: protein MSAWSHEVFTEADIAEPDSLEWVDCTFERCRFVHADLGGLRTRRCSFIDCDLSGADLAGSRHDETSFVSASLRAADLRSASFWQCRLAGTDFLGASLEGLQIAGGDWSWVNFPAAPLAGMDLREVKLEGAYLANSDLRGADLRHARLTGAVLSRASVGGADLRGALIDGTDLHTLDLRGVRIDERQLHQLAGAMGLIIG from the coding sequence ATGTCCGCCTGGTCCCACGAGGTCTTCACCGAAGCGGACATCGCCGAGCCCGACTCCCTGGAGTGGGTCGATTGCACCTTCGAACGCTGCCGGTTCGTCCACGCCGACCTCGGTGGGCTCCGTACCCGGCGGTGCTCGTTCATCGACTGCGACCTCTCGGGGGCCGACCTGGCCGGCTCGCGCCACGACGAGACGTCGTTCGTGTCCGCCAGCCTGCGGGCCGCCGACCTCCGCTCGGCCTCGTTCTGGCAGTGCCGCCTGGCTGGCACCGACTTCCTCGGTGCCAGCCTCGAGGGACTCCAGATCGCCGGCGGCGACTGGTCCTGGGTGAACTTCCCGGCCGCCCCGCTGGCGGGCATGGATCTTCGTGAGGTGAAGCTCGAAGGGGCCTATCTGGCGAACTCGGACCTGCGGGGAGCCGACCTCCGCCACGCTCGTCTGACCGGGGCGGTCCTGAGCCGGGCCTCGGTGGGTGGAGCCGACCTTCGGGGTGCCCTGATCGACGGCACCGACCTGCACACGCTCGACCTGCGCGGGGTTCGGATCGATGAGCGCCAACTCCACCAGCTGGCCGGGGCGATGGGCCTGATCATCGGCTGA
- the rplN gene encoding 50S ribosomal protein L14: MIQQESRLRVADNSGAKEVLCIKVLGGSRRRYAGIGDVFVATVKDALPGAAVKSGDVVKCVVVRTKKERRRPDGSYIRFDENAAVLINDAQQPRGTRIFGPVGRELREKRFMRIVSLAPEVI; encoded by the coding sequence GTGATCCAGCAAGAGAGCCGCCTGCGGGTGGCCGACAACAGTGGCGCCAAGGAGGTGCTGTGCATCAAGGTGCTCGGCGGCTCCCGCCGACGCTATGCCGGCATCGGCGACGTGTTCGTCGCCACCGTGAAGGACGCCTTGCCCGGCGCCGCGGTCAAGAGCGGCGATGTCGTCAAGTGCGTCGTCGTGCGCACCAAGAAGGAACGCCGTCGTCCCGACGGCTCCTACATCCGATTCGACGAGAACGCGGCCGTGCTCATCAACGATGCACAGCAGCCGCGTGGCACCCGCATCTTCGGCCCTGTGGGCCGCGAGCTGCGCGAGAAGCGATTCATGCGGATCGTCTCGCTCGCGCCGGAGGTGATCTGA
- the rplD gene encoding 50S ribosomal protein L4 produces the protein MATVTLKNPSGAKTTKKAELADEIFGIEPNVAVMHQVVTAQLAARRAGTQSTKTRAEVRGGGAKPWRQKGTGRSRQGSTRSPQWRGGGVALGPKPRSYAQRTPKKMIKLALRSALSDRAADDKVVVVDDWGLDAPSTKGAKAALDAIGVAGRVLVVLGPDDEIVWRSFRNLGHVHLLEAAELNAYDVLCSDWVVFTTDTLPTTTPATPSEDDQ, from the coding sequence ATGGCAACGGTCACCCTCAAGAACCCGAGCGGCGCCAAGACGACCAAGAAGGCCGAGCTGGCCGACGAGATCTTCGGCATCGAGCCCAACGTCGCGGTCATGCACCAGGTCGTCACCGCCCAGCTCGCCGCCCGCCGGGCAGGAACCCAGAGCACCAAGACCCGCGCCGAGGTGCGCGGTGGTGGGGCCAAGCCGTGGCGCCAGAAGGGAACCGGCCGGTCCCGCCAGGGCTCCACCCGGTCGCCGCAGTGGCGCGGCGGCGGTGTGGCGCTGGGCCCCAAGCCCCGTAGCTACGCCCAGCGCACCCCCAAGAAGATGATCAAGCTGGCTCTCCGGTCGGCGCTGTCCGATCGGGCCGCCGACGACAAGGTCGTGGTGGTCGACGACTGGGGCCTCGACGCCCCGAGCACCAAGGGTGCCAAGGCCGCTCTCGACGCCATCGGTGTCGCCGGCCGGGTCCTCGTGGTCCTCGGCCCCGATGACGAGATCGTCTGGAGGAGCTTCCGCAACCTCGGCCACGTCCACCTGCTCGAGGCCGCTGAGCTCAACGCCTACGACGTGCTGTGCAGCGACTGGGTCGTCTTCACCACCGACACGCTGCCCACGACCACCCCCGCGACCCCGAGCGAGGACGACCAGTGA
- the rpmC gene encoding 50S ribosomal protein L29 has translation MAKRSALADLSDRDLLERLGEHKQELFNLRFQNVTGQLDNYARLRQVKRDIARVNTELRAREIAAAEALAQEEMA, from the coding sequence ATGGCCAAGAGGTCCGCACTGGCCGACCTGTCCGACCGCGACCTGCTCGAACGGCTGGGAGAGCACAAGCAGGAGCTGTTCAACCTGCGCTTCCAGAACGTCACCGGACAGCTCGACAACTACGCCCGCCTTCGCCAGGTCAAACGAGACATCGCTCGGGTCAACACCGAGTTGCGTGCCCGTGAGATCGCCGCCGCCGAGGCGCTCGCCCAGGAGGAGATGGCCTGA
- the rpsS gene encoding 30S ribosomal protein S19: MPRSLKKGPFVDDHLLKKVDDLNEKGEKKVIKTWSRRSTILPDMVGHTIAVHDGRKHVPVYVTESMVGHKLGEFAPSRSFRFHAGQERGGRR; encoded by the coding sequence ATGCCGCGCAGCCTGAAGAAGGGCCCCTTCGTCGACGACCATCTGTTGAAGAAGGTCGACGACCTCAACGAGAAGGGCGAGAAGAAGGTCATCAAGACCTGGTCGCGCCGTTCCACGATCCTGCCCGACATGGTGGGACACACGATCGCGGTGCACGACGGCCGCAAGCACGTGCCGGTCTATGTCACCGAGTCGATGGTGGGTCACAAGCTCGGCGAGTTCGCACCGAGCCGCAGCTTCCGCTTCCACGCCGGCCAGGAGCGAGGTGGTCGTCGATGA
- the rplX gene encoding 50S ribosomal protein L24, with amino-acid sequence MKVRKGDRVVVLSGKDRGKEGVVSRALPNEGKVIVDGVNVAKKHQKPTRSTMQGGIIDKDMPISVSNVAVISPKDGKATRVGYTFDAKGNKVRICKRTGAEL; translated from the coding sequence ATGAAGGTCCGCAAGGGCGATCGCGTCGTCGTGCTGTCGGGCAAGGACCGCGGCAAAGAAGGCGTGGTCTCCCGGGCGCTGCCGAACGAGGGCAAGGTCATCGTCGACGGCGTCAACGTCGCCAAGAAGCACCAGAAGCCGACCCGTTCCACCATGCAGGGCGGGATCATCGACAAGGACATGCCGATCTCGGTGTCCAACGTCGCAGTGATCAGCCCCAAGGACGGCAAGGCCACCCGCGTCGGGTACACCTTCGACGCCAAGGGCAACAAGGTCCGTATCTGCAAGCGCACCGGAGCCGAGCTGTGA
- the rplC gene encoding 50S ribosomal protein L3, with product MANKAIVGEKVGMTQVWDDENRVVPVTVVKVAPCRVVQIKRPDTDGYSALQVTFGHRDARKLNSPTTGHYDKAGVDPGERLVELRLDDVSEYEVGQEIAVDVVAKGELIDVTAVSKGKGFAGVMKRHNFSGQRASHGAHRVHRMPGAVGACATPARVFKGKKMAGRMGAEKVTTLNLTVVDADAERGLLLVRGSVPGPRGGLVLIRDAVKAGK from the coding sequence ATGGCGAACAAGGCAATCGTCGGCGAGAAGGTCGGCATGACCCAGGTCTGGGATGACGAGAACCGCGTCGTCCCGGTCACCGTGGTCAAGGTCGCGCCCTGCCGAGTGGTGCAGATCAAACGCCCCGACACCGACGGCTACAGCGCGTTGCAGGTCACCTTCGGACACCGCGACGCCCGCAAGCTCAACTCGCCCACCACCGGTCACTACGACAAGGCCGGCGTCGACCCCGGCGAGCGCCTCGTCGAACTTCGCCTCGACGACGTCAGCGAGTACGAAGTCGGCCAGGAGATCGCAGTCGACGTGGTCGCCAAAGGCGAGCTCATCGACGTCACCGCCGTCAGCAAGGGCAAGGGCTTCGCCGGGGTCATGAAGCGCCACAACTTCTCGGGCCAGCGGGCCTCCCACGGCGCCCACCGCGTGCACCGCATGCCCGGAGCCGTCGGTGCCTGCGCCACGCCCGCCCGGGTCTTCAAGGGCAAGAAGATGGCCGGTCGCATGGGCGCCGAGAAGGTCACCACCCTCAACCTCACCGTGGTCGACGCCGACGCCGAGCGGGGCCTCCTGCTCGTTCGTGGGTCGGTTCCCGGCCCCCGCGGCGGCCTCGTCCTCATCCGCGACGCAGTGAAGGCTGGCAAGTGA
- the tuf gene encoding elongation factor Tu → MAKEKFDRSKPHVNIGTMGHIDHGKTTLTAAITKVMAAKDPSHNSFTEFANIDKAPEERERGITINIAHVEYSTDNRHYAHVDMPGHADYIKNMITGAAQVDGAILVVSAADGPMPQTREHVLLARQVGVPAIVVALNKVDMVDDEELLDLVELEVRELLTEYEFPGDDTPVVKVSALKALEGDDGSTVQVQELMDAVDSFVPEPDRDTDKPFLMPIEDVFTITGRGTVVTGRIETGVVHTGDEIEIVGIKPTVKTVCTGVEMFRKSLDEGRAGDNAGILLRGTKREDVERGQVLAKPGSITPHTDFEGQVYVLTKDEGGRHKPFFSNYRPQFYFRTTDVTGHIELPEGTEMCMPGDNTTMKVELIAPIAMDEGLRFAIREGGRTVGAGRVTKIIK, encoded by the coding sequence ATGGCGAAAGAGAAGTTTGATCGTTCGAAGCCGCATGTGAACATCGGGACGATGGGTCACATCGATCATGGGAAGACGACGTTGACGGCGGCGATCACCAAGGTGATGGCGGCCAAGGATCCGTCGCACAACTCGTTCACCGAGTTCGCGAACATCGACAAGGCGCCTGAGGAGCGTGAGCGGGGGATCACGATCAACATCGCGCATGTGGAGTATTCGACCGATAATCGGCATTACGCGCATGTGGACATGCCGGGGCACGCGGATTACATCAAGAACATGATCACCGGTGCTGCTCAGGTGGATGGGGCGATTCTGGTGGTGTCGGCGGCGGATGGTCCGATGCCTCAGACCCGTGAGCATGTGTTGTTGGCGCGTCAGGTGGGTGTGCCGGCGATCGTGGTGGCGTTGAACAAGGTCGACATGGTCGATGATGAGGAGTTGTTGGATCTGGTCGAGCTCGAGGTTCGGGAGTTGTTGACCGAGTACGAGTTCCCGGGTGATGACACGCCGGTGGTGAAGGTGTCGGCGCTCAAGGCCCTCGAGGGCGATGATGGGTCGACGGTGCAGGTGCAGGAGTTGATGGATGCGGTCGATTCGTTTGTGCCTGAGCCTGATCGTGATACCGATAAGCCGTTCTTGATGCCGATCGAGGATGTGTTCACGATCACGGGTCGTGGCACGGTGGTGACGGGCCGTATCGAGACGGGTGTGGTCCACACCGGTGATGAGATCGAGATCGTGGGGATCAAGCCGACGGTCAAGACGGTCTGTACTGGGGTGGAGATGTTCCGCAAGAGCCTGGATGAGGGGCGTGCGGGTGACAACGCGGGGATCTTGTTGCGGGGGACCAAGCGTGAGGATGTCGAGCGTGGCCAGGTGTTGGCCAAGCCGGGCAGTATCACGCCTCACACCGATTTCGAGGGTCAGGTGTATGTGTTGACCAAGGATGAGGGTGGTCGTCACAAGCCGTTCTTTTCGAACTATCGGCCTCAGTTCTATTTCCGGACCACCGATGTGACTGGTCACATCGAGTTGCCGGAGGGGACCGAGATGTGCATGCCGGGTGACAACACGACGATGAAGGTCGAGTTGATCGCTCCGATCGCGATGGATGAGGGGTTGCGGTTCGCGATCCGTGAGGGTGGACGTACCGTGGGCGCCGGCCGCGTCACCAAGATCATCAAGTAG
- the rplW gene encoding 50S ribosomal protein L23, which yields MKDPRDVVIEPIVSEKSYSLLEHNVYTFKVHPGASKPEIRDAVEALFDVKVTRVNTLNRKGKRQRNRRALTFGSKTDTKRAVVSLAEGDVIDLFET from the coding sequence GTGAAAGACCCACGCGACGTCGTCATCGAACCGATCGTCAGCGAGAAGTCCTACTCGCTGCTCGAGCACAACGTCTACACCTTCAAGGTCCACCCTGGGGCCTCCAAGCCCGAGATCCGTGACGCCGTCGAAGCGCTCTTCGACGTGAAGGTCACCCGGGTGAACACCCTCAACCGCAAGGGCAAGCGTCAGCGCAACCGACGTGCCCTCACCTTTGGCTCCAAGACCGACACCAAGCGGGCGGTCGTCTCCCTCGCCGAGGGCGACGTCATCGACCTGTTCGAGACCTAG
- the rpsG gene encoding 30S ribosomal protein S7: MPRKGPAPRRELMPDPIYRSVLVTQIVNKVLQRGKRSRAERIVYDALAIVEEKTGAEPLAALKRAIDNIKPQLEVRSRRVGGATYQVPVEVRPRRANTLAIRWIVGYSRQRRERSMAERLAAEILDASNGVGAAVKRREDLHKMAEANKAFAHYRW; encoded by the coding sequence ATGCCCAGAAAGGGTCCCGCCCCCCGCCGCGAGCTCATGCCCGATCCCATCTACCGGTCGGTGCTGGTCACCCAGATCGTGAACAAGGTCCTCCAGCGCGGCAAGCGCTCACGGGCCGAGCGGATCGTCTACGACGCGTTGGCCATCGTCGAGGAGAAGACCGGCGCAGAGCCGCTGGCCGCCCTCAAGCGGGCGATCGACAACATCAAGCCCCAGCTCGAGGTCCGCAGCCGCCGGGTCGGTGGTGCCACCTACCAGGTGCCGGTCGAGGTGCGTCCCCGTCGGGCCAACACCCTCGCCATCCGCTGGATCGTCGGCTACTCCCGCCAGCGTCGCGAACGCAGCATGGCCGAGCGTCTGGCCGCCGAGATCCTCGACGCTTCCAACGGCGTCGGTGCGGCGGTCAAGCGTCGAGAAGATCTCCACAAGATGGCCGAAGCCAACAAGGCCTTCGCCCACTACCGCTGGTAG
- the fusA gene encoding elongation factor G, which yields MTTRTHSLDKTRNIGIMAHIDAGKTTTTERILYYTGRGYKIGEVHDGAATMDWMVQEQERGITITSAATTAMWNDTRINIIDTPGHVDFTVEVERSLRVLDGAVAVFDGVAGVEPQTETVWRQANKYGVPRICFINKMDRMGADFYAAEESIRDRLDATTAVVQLPIGAEGHYRGVIDLLEMQALVWHDEELGAKWDIVDIPSELVDEAEEWRQKLIDVVSQFDEEILEKFVGDEAITAADLRRAIRSGTIANEFVPVMNGSAFKNKGVQPLLDAVVDYLPSPLDLPPIEGINLKGDEHLQRKASDDEPFSALAFKIVADPHGKLTYFRVYSGKLEKGETVLNARTGKKERVGRIVEMHANDREDKDAVFAGHIVAGIGFKDTRTGDTLCDPGHPIVLEQLEFPEPVIHVAVEPKTKADQDKLAKALFSLSEEDPTFQVRTDEETGQTVISGMGELHLEVLVDRMLREFNVDATVGKPQVAYRETIVNTVEKSTYTHKKQTGGSGQFAEVEITMEPTGPGGGYEFIDKITGGRIPKEYIPSVDAGIQESLSAGVLAGYPTVDVRVTLTDGKYHDVDSSEMAFKIAGVMAFKEAARKAKPVLLEPIMKVEVVTPEDYLGDVMGDLSARRGKLAGTEQRGTSQVITAEVPLSEMFGYATDLRSRTQGRAQYTMQFDSYQQMPQTVQEEIVARVRGE from the coding sequence ATGACGACGCGAACTCACTCCCTCGACAAGACCCGCAACATCGGCATCATGGCCCACATCGACGCGGGCAAGACCACCACCACCGAGCGGATCCTGTACTACACCGGTCGCGGCTACAAGATCGGCGAGGTGCACGACGGCGCGGCGACCATGGACTGGATGGTCCAGGAGCAGGAGCGGGGCATCACCATCACCTCGGCGGCCACCACCGCCATGTGGAACGACACCCGGATCAACATCATCGACACGCCGGGCCACGTCGACTTCACCGTCGAGGTCGAGCGTTCGCTGCGGGTGCTCGACGGCGCCGTCGCCGTGTTCGACGGTGTCGCCGGTGTCGAGCCCCAGACCGAGACGGTGTGGCGCCAGGCCAACAAGTACGGCGTGCCCCGCATCTGCTTCATCAACAAGATGGACCGCATGGGGGCCGACTTCTACGCGGCCGAGGAGAGCATTCGCGACCGCCTCGATGCCACCACCGCGGTGGTGCAGCTCCCGATCGGTGCCGAGGGCCACTACAGGGGCGTCATCGACCTGCTCGAGATGCAAGCCCTCGTGTGGCACGACGAAGAGCTCGGTGCCAAGTGGGACATCGTCGACATCCCCTCCGAGCTGGTCGACGAGGCCGAGGAGTGGCGACAGAAGCTCATCGACGTGGTCTCCCAGTTCGACGAGGAGATCCTCGAGAAGTTCGTCGGAGACGAGGCGATCACCGCCGCCGACCTGCGTCGGGCCATCCGGTCCGGCACCATCGCCAACGAGTTCGTGCCGGTGATGAACGGGTCGGCGTTCAAGAACAAGGGCGTCCAGCCACTGCTCGACGCCGTCGTCGACTATCTCCCATCGCCACTCGATCTCCCGCCCATCGAGGGCATCAACCTCAAAGGTGACGAGCACCTCCAGCGCAAGGCCTCTGACGACGAGCCGTTCTCGGCCCTGGCGTTCAAGATCGTGGCCGACCCCCACGGCAAGCTCACCTACTTCCGGGTGTACTCGGGCAAGCTCGAGAAGGGCGAGACCGTGCTCAACGCCCGCACCGGCAAGAAGGAGCGCGTGGGCCGTATCGTCGAGATGCACGCCAACGACCGCGAGGACAAAGACGCCGTGTTCGCCGGCCACATCGTGGCCGGAATCGGGTTCAAGGACACCCGCACCGGCGACACCTTGTGCGACCCCGGCCACCCGATCGTGCTCGAGCAGCTCGAGTTCCCCGAGCCGGTCATTCACGTCGCGGTCGAGCCCAAGACCAAGGCCGACCAGGACAAGCTGGCCAAGGCGCTGTTCTCGCTCTCCGAAGAGGACCCCACCTTCCAGGTGCGCACCGACGAGGAGACCGGCCAGACCGTCATCTCGGGCATGGGCGAGCTCCACCTCGAGGTGCTGGTCGACCGCATGTTGCGCGAGTTCAACGTCGACGCCACCGTCGGCAAGCCCCAGGTCGCCTATCGCGAGACCATCGTCAACACCGTCGAGAAGTCGACCTACACCCACAAGAAGCAGACTGGTGGGTCCGGGCAGTTCGCCGAGGTCGAGATCACCATGGAACCCACCGGGCCCGGTGGTGGCTATGAGTTCATCGACAAGATCACCGGTGGCCGCATCCCGAAGGAGTACATCCCTTCGGTCGACGCCGGCATCCAGGAGTCGCTGAGTGCGGGTGTCCTCGCCGGGTACCCCACCGTCGACGTCCGCGTCACCCTCACCGACGGCAAGTACCACGACGTCGACTCCTCGGAGATGGCGTTCAAGATCGCCGGGGTCATGGCGTTCAAGGAAGCTGCCCGCAAGGCCAAGCCGGTGCTGCTCGAACCGATCATGAAGGTCGAGGTCGTCACTCCCGAGGACTACCTCGGCGACGTCATGGGCGACCTCTCGGCTCGCCGGGGCAAGTTGGCCGGCACCGAGCAGCGCGGCACCAGCCAGGTCATCACCGCCGAGGTCCCGCTGTCGGAGATGTTCGGCTACGCTACCGACCTGCGTTCACGGACCCAGGGCCGGGCCCAGTACACGATGCAGTTCGACTCGTACCAGCAGATGCCCCAGACGGTCCAGGAAGAGATCGTCGCTCGAGTTCGCGGCGAGTAG
- a CDS encoding type Z 30S ribosomal protein S14, producing MAKKALINKSQRTPKFKVRGYTRCRRCGRPRSVYRKFGLCRVCLRELAHAGEIPGLKKASW from the coding sequence ATGGCCAAGAAGGCGCTCATCAACAAGTCGCAGCGCACGCCCAAGTTCAAGGTGCGGGGCTACACGCGCTGCCGCCGGTGCGGCCGTCCGCGCTCGGTGTACCGCAAGTTCGGCCTCTGCCGGGTGTGTCTGCGCGAGCTCGCACACGCCGGGGAGATCCCCGGGCTCAAGAAGGCCAGCTGGTGA
- the rplB gene encoding 50S ribosomal protein L2 has protein sequence MALRKRKPTSPGRRFQTGSDFSELTRTEPEKSLVNPKPRTGGRNSYGRKTARHRGGGHKQQYRAIDFKRNKDGVPAKVASIEYDPNRTCRIALLHYLDGDKRYILAPKGVRIGEMLQNGQGSELKAGNALPMRYIPVGTTVHNVEIKPGQGGRLSRSAGSSVQLVAKEGDFATLRLPSSEMRRVPIDCRATIGEVGNAEHELIKIGKAGRNRWKGVRPQTRGVVMNPVDHPHGGGEGKTSGGRHPVSPWGKPEGRTRDTNKPSQKLIVRRRRTRGSRR, from the coding sequence ATGGCACTCCGCAAGCGCAAGCCCACGAGCCCGGGCCGTCGGTTCCAGACCGGCTCGGACTTCTCCGAGCTCACCAGGACCGAGCCCGAGAAGTCGCTCGTCAACCCCAAGCCCCGCACCGGTGGTCGCAACAGCTACGGCCGCAAGACCGCCCGTCACCGCGGCGGTGGCCACAAGCAGCAGTACCGTGCCATCGACTTCAAGCGGAACAAGGACGGCGTCCCGGCCAAGGTCGCGTCGATCGAGTACGACCCGAACCGCACCTGCCGCATCGCGCTGTTGCACTACCTCGATGGAGACAAGCGCTACATCCTGGCCCCCAAGGGCGTCCGCATCGGTGAGATGCTCCAGAACGGCCAGGGCTCCGAGCTCAAGGCCGGCAACGCCCTCCCGATGCGCTACATCCCGGTCGGCACCACCGTCCACAACGTCGAGATCAAGCCCGGACAGGGCGGGCGCCTGTCCCGCAGTGCCGGTTCGAGCGTGCAGCTCGTGGCCAAGGAGGGCGACTTCGCCACCCTGCGCCTGCCGAGCAGCGAGATGCGCCGGGTCCCGATCGACTGTCGGGCCACCATCGGCGAGGTCGGCAACGCCGAACACGAGCTGATCAAGATCGGCAAGGCCGGACGCAACCGCTGGAAGGGTGTTCGCCCCCAGACCCGCGGTGTGGTCATGAACCCGGTCGACCATCCCCACGGTGGCGGCGAGGGCAAGACCTCCGGTGGACGCCATCCCGTGTCGCCGTGGGGCAAGCCCGAAGGTCGTACCCGTGACACCAACAAGCCATCCCAGAAGCTCATCGTTCGCCGCCGGCGTACCCGCGGCTCCCGGAGGTAG
- the rpsJ gene encoding 30S ribosomal protein S10, whose amino-acid sequence MANDQKIRIRLKAYDHEIIDQSTRKIVETVLRTQATIRGPIPLPTEKHRYTVIRSPHKDKDSREHFEMRIHKRLLDIIEPSPKTVDSLQRLELPAGVDIEIKIQQA is encoded by the coding sequence ATGGCGAACGACCAGAAGATCCGCATCAGGCTCAAGGCCTACGACCACGAGATCATCGACCAATCGACGCGCAAGATCGTCGAGACGGTGCTCCGTACCCAGGCCACCATCCGGGGCCCGATCCCGCTTCCCACAGAGAAGCACCGCTACACGGTGATCCGTTCGCCGCACAAGGACAAGGACTCCCGCGAGCACTTCGAGATGCGGATCCACAAGCGTCTGCTCGACATCATCGAGCCGTCGCCCAAGACCGTCGACTCGTTGCAGCGCCTCGAGCTCCCTGCCGGTGTCGACATCGAGATCAAGATCCAGCAGGCCTAG
- the rplP gene encoding 50S ribosomal protein L16, which translates to MLMPKKVKHRKHHRGRMTGTAKGATSVSFGDYGIQALEPGWITARQIEAARIAMTRHIKRGGKVWINIFPDKPVTEKPAETRMGSGKGNPERWVAVVKPGRIMFELSYHDPQVARAAIERAIQKLPIRARFVERQEGF; encoded by the coding sequence ATGTTGATGCCCAAGAAGGTCAAGCACCGCAAGCACCACCGGGGCCGGATGACCGGCACCGCCAAGGGCGCCACCTCGGTCTCCTTCGGCGACTACGGCATCCAGGCCCTCGAGCCGGGGTGGATCACCGCCCGCCAGATCGAGGCTGCCCGTATCGCCATGACCCGCCACATCAAACGAGGTGGCAAGGTCTGGATCAACATCTTCCCCGACAAGCCGGTCACCGAGAAGCCGGCCGAGACCCGCATGGGGTCGGGGAAGGGCAACCCGGAACGATGGGTCGCCGTGGTCAAGCCCGGACGCATCATGTTCGAGCTGTCCTACCACGATCCCCAGGTCGCCCGGGCCGCTATCGAGCGCGCCATCCAGAAGCTGCCGATCAGGGCCCGCTTCGTCGAGCGTCAGGAGGGGTTCTGA
- the rpsQ gene encoding 30S ribosomal protein S17, with protein MADTTPTPEAPSRPNRRKVRDGLVTSNAMDKTAVVSVIDRVRHPRYGKTVQQNTKLYVHDETNDLNVGDRVRVQETRPLSKSKRWRVVEVLERAK; from the coding sequence ATGGCCGACACCACCCCCACCCCCGAGGCCCCGAGCCGTCCCAACCGCCGCAAGGTGCGCGACGGTCTGGTCACCTCCAACGCGATGGACAAGACCGCGGTGGTCTCGGTCATCGACCGGGTCCGGCACCCCCGCTACGGCAAGACCGTCCAGCAGAACACCAAGCTCTACGTCCACGACGAGACCAACGACCTCAACGTCGGCGACCGCGTCCGTGTGCAGGAGACCCGCCCGCTGTCGAAGTCCAAGCGCTGGCGGGTCGTCGAAGTCCTGGAGCGTGCCAAGTGA
- the rpsL gene encoding 30S ribosomal protein S12 has protein sequence MPTIQQLVRKGRQSKPEKGKTPALKGAPQRRGVCTRVYTSTPKKPNSALRKVARVRLSTGIEVTAYIPGEGHNLQEHSIVLIRGGRVRDLPGVRYKIVRGTLDTSGVRDRKQARSRYGAKKDN, from the coding sequence GTGCCCACCATCCAGCAGCTGGTCCGCAAGGGCCGCCAGTCCAAGCCCGAGAAGGGCAAGACACCAGCGCTGAAGGGCGCGCCCCAGCGGCGCGGCGTCTGCACCCGCGTCTACACCTCCACCCCGAAGAAGCCCAACTCAGCCCTGCGCAAGGTTGCCCGCGTGCGCCTCAGCACCGGGATCGAGGTCACCGCCTACATCCCCGGCGAGGGCCACAACCTCCAGGAGCACTCGATCGTGTTGATCCGCGGAGGTCGGGTGCGCGACCTCCCCGGTGTTCGCTACAAGATCGTGCGCGGGACCCTCGACACCTCCGGGGTCCGCGACCGCAAACAGGCCCGTAGTCGCTACGGCGCGAAGAAGGACAACTGA